In one Deinococcus misasensis DSM 22328 genomic region, the following are encoded:
- a CDS encoding YdcF family protein — MGILTLLMMGLPHASPANLPVPQPTVIVLGAAQYNGKPSPVFKSRLEHALGLYKTGKVHCIIVTGGKAEGDRFSEGESGRKFLIQRGIPAQKIFAETTSRNTYENLKNARAWVKTPVSVVTDSIHMPRALAIAKDLGMKASPSPSPLPANTSKTFLENYSNRERLAYMAYLLMGEKAFERK, encoded by the coding sequence GTGGGAATTTTGACGTTGTTGATGATGGGACTCCCCCATGCAAGCCCTGCAAATCTGCCGGTTCCCCAACCCACCGTGATTGTGCTGGGCGCAGCACAGTACAACGGAAAACCCTCCCCGGTTTTCAAAAGCCGTCTGGAACATGCACTGGGTCTGTACAAAACCGGCAAAGTGCACTGCATCATCGTGACCGGAGGCAAAGCCGAAGGAGACAGATTCTCTGAAGGCGAATCAGGCCGCAAATTCCTGATCCAGAGGGGCATTCCTGCACAGAAAATCTTTGCGGAAACCACCAGCCGAAACACCTATGAAAACCTCAAAAATGCCAGAGCGTGGGTGAAAACCCCGGTCAGTGTGGTCACCGATTCGATCCACATGCCCAGAGCCCTTGCGATTGCCAAAGACCTCGGAATGAAAGCCAGTCCGAGCCCCAGTCCCTTGCCTGCCAACACCAGCAAGACCTTTCTGGAGAATTACTCGAACCGTGAGCGTCTGGCCTACATGGCGTACCTCCTGATGGGCGAAAAAGCCTTTGAACGCAAGTGA